One genomic region from Ornithinimicrobium flavum encodes:
- a CDS encoding MBL fold metallo-hydrolase produces MTVRIDQGVTTGHFELDGGSWEVDNNVWVLGDDTECVVFDAPHDAEEIVRVVGGRTVRAILLTHAHSDHVDAVFDLQEKVGAPIHLHPAERPLWELTHPDRDWDEDLEDGQVLEVAGVHLQVLHTPGHAPGACCFYVPDLGVLLSGDTLFEGGPGATGRSHSDFGTIIDSISGRLLILPEDTVVHTGHGGDTTIGAEKPHLQEWIDRGS; encoded by the coding sequence ATGACCGTACGCATCGACCAGGGCGTCACCACCGGCCACTTCGAGCTCGACGGCGGCTCGTGGGAGGTCGACAACAACGTCTGGGTGCTCGGCGACGACACCGAGTGCGTGGTCTTCGACGCCCCGCACGACGCCGAGGAGATCGTCCGGGTCGTGGGCGGACGAACGGTCCGGGCGATCCTGCTCACGCACGCCCACAGCGACCACGTCGACGCCGTCTTCGACCTGCAGGAGAAGGTCGGGGCACCGATCCACCTGCACCCGGCCGAGCGTCCGCTGTGGGAGCTCACCCACCCGGACCGGGACTGGGACGAGGACCTGGAGGACGGGCAGGTCCTCGAGGTCGCCGGCGTGCACCTGCAGGTGCTCCACACGCCCGGCCACGCCCCGGGCGCGTGCTGCTTCTACGTCCCCGACCTGGGGGTGCTCCTCAGCGGCGACACCCTCTTCGAGGGCGGACCCGGCGCCACCGGGCGCTCGCACAGCGACTTCGGCACGATCATCGACTCCATCAGCGGCCGCCTGCTCATCCTGCCGGAGGACACCGTCGTGCACACAGGCCACGGCGGTGACACCACCATCGGGGCCGAGAAACCGCACCTGCAGGAGTGGATCGACCGGGGCAGCTGA
- a CDS encoding S-(hydroxymethyl)mycothiol dehydrogenase — MSQTVKGVIARSKGAEVEVVDIVVPDPGPGEAVVRVEACGVCHTDLHYREGGINDDFPFLLGHEAAGTVEAVGEGVTEVEPGDYVVLNWRAVCGQCRACAKGKPWYCFATHNATQRMTLADGDPMAGTELSPALGIGAFIEKTLVHAGQCTKVDREASPVAAGLLGCGVMAGFGAAVNTGNVTRGDSVAVIGCGGVGNAAIAGAVLAGATTVIAVDIDDRKLEGARRFGATHTVNSKDTDPVEAVQALTGGHGADVVVEAVGRPETYRQAFYARDLAGTVVLVGVPTPEMEITLPLLDVFGRGGALKSSWYGDCLPSRDFPMLIDLYRQGRFDLDAFVSETIGLGDVEAAFDKMHGGDVLRSVVVLDQEEKA, encoded by the coding sequence ATGTCCCAGACCGTCAAGGGTGTCATCGCCCGCAGCAAGGGAGCCGAGGTCGAGGTCGTCGACATCGTCGTGCCCGACCCCGGTCCGGGGGAGGCGGTCGTCCGGGTCGAGGCGTGCGGCGTCTGCCACACCGACCTGCACTACCGCGAGGGCGGCATCAACGACGACTTCCCCTTCCTCCTGGGGCACGAGGCCGCAGGCACGGTCGAGGCGGTGGGGGAGGGGGTCACCGAGGTCGAGCCCGGTGACTACGTCGTCCTCAACTGGCGCGCGGTGTGCGGTCAGTGCCGGGCCTGCGCCAAGGGCAAGCCGTGGTACTGCTTCGCCACCCACAACGCCACGCAGCGGATGACGCTCGCCGACGGCGACCCGATGGCCGGGACCGAGCTCTCGCCGGCCCTCGGGATCGGTGCCTTCATCGAGAAGACCCTTGTGCACGCGGGCCAGTGCACCAAGGTCGACCGGGAGGCCTCGCCGGTGGCGGCCGGCCTGCTGGGGTGCGGCGTGATGGCCGGCTTCGGGGCCGCCGTCAACACGGGCAACGTCACGCGCGGTGACTCGGTCGCCGTCATCGGCTGCGGCGGCGTCGGCAACGCCGCGATCGCGGGGGCGGTGCTTGCCGGCGCCACCACGGTCATCGCCGTCGACATCGACGACCGCAAGCTGGAGGGGGCCCGCCGCTTCGGCGCGACCCACACCGTCAACAGCAAGGACACCGACCCCGTCGAGGCCGTCCAGGCGCTCACCGGCGGCCACGGCGCCGACGTCGTCGTCGAGGCGGTGGGGCGGCCGGAGACCTACCGGCAGGCGTTCTACGCCCGCGACCTGGCCGGCACGGTCGTCCTCGTCGGGGTCCCCACCCCGGAGATGGAGATCACGCTGCCGCTGCTGGACGTCTTCGGCCGCGGCGGGGCGCTGAAGTCCAGCTGGTACGGCGACTGCCTGCCCTCGCGCGACTTCCCGATGCTCATCGACCTCTACCGCCAGGGCCGCTTCGACCTCGACGCCTTCGTCTCCGAGACGATCGGGCTCGGTGACGTCGAGGCGGCCTTCGACAAGATGCACGGCGGCGACGTGCTCCGCAGCGTCGTCGTCCTCGACCAGGAGGAGAAGGCATGA